The uncultured Ilyobacter sp. nucleotide sequence CTGGCCCTTGTTCCACAAAACTTTAATACTTCATTTTCATTTAATGTTGAGGAGATCCTTGAGATGGGGAGATACCCACACAAGAAAAAATTCAGCTTTCTGGGAAAAGAAGACAGAGAGATAATAGACGGAGTGGTAAAGGAACTGGAACTGGAAAATATTATAGATAAGAAAATAACAGACCTAAGCGGCGGTGAGAGACAGAGGGCGATTTTTGGGAAGGCACTGATACAGGAAACCCCTATACTTTTCCTAGATGAATCCACATCCAATCTAGATCCCTATTATGCCCACTCCCTTCTAAAAAAAGTAAGGGACAGGGTAGAGGAAAAAAGCCTAACTGTGATCTCTGTATTTCATGATTTTACCCTTGCCTCTCTTTACTGTGACGAGATAGTCTTTCTAAAAGATGGAAAAGTTGTAAAAATCGGAGAAACAGAGCATACTCTTACACCGGAAAATATAAAACACGTCTTCAATATAAACAGTAAAATGATGGAAAGTGATGACAAAAAATTTGTTATCCCATATATGTAGGGGGTTCTTTATGAAATTTAAAATAGCTGTGATCTGGATGCTTTTAGCAATAAATGTTTTTGCATATGAGGTCATGGAGGGCAGTAAGCCTAGAAAACTAGAAAAAAGTTATCAGAGGATAATATCTATCTATCCTGCTCATACAGAGGTTATTTTGGATCTGGGCGGCAAGAGCAAACTTGTAGGGACAGTAAAAGAAAAGGGAATATCAGAAAGAACCGAGGGGATTAAAGGGTTCTCCTACAACGATTCCCTGGAAAAATATCTTTCTGTAAGACCTGACCTTGTCATTATAAGGCCTATGTATAGAGACAAGAACAAAAATTTATTTAAGAGGCTTGAATCTATGGGAATAACAGTGGTGTCACTTCAGCCTGTCAGCTATAACGACCTAGAGAGGTACTGGGTGGATATAGGTCGTCTCATAGGGAGAGAAAATGCCGGGAAAGAGTATGTGGAGAAGTATCGTAAGGGCCTCGAGAGTATAGGGGTTCAAGATAAAAAAAGAAAAAAAGTTTTTTTTGAAGCCAGGATGCAAAACGGACTTTATACTGCATCAAAAGAGTCCATAGCACATTTTATAATAGAAAAAGCCGGGGGAGATATTCTTACTGGTAATGAACAACCCCTCAGAAAGGGGACTTCTACACTCACCCATGTAAATATGGAGTACCTGATATCCAAAGGTTCTGCTATAGACACCTACTTGGTTCAGCAGGGGAAGATGAACTCTAGAACCAGAGACGACATAAAGAAAACACCGGGTTATTCCTCTATAAAGGCTGTAAAAACTGGAAATATCTATCTGATCGATGAAGGTACTCTTTCTAGGCCTACCATAAAAATACTAGACGCAATGAAAGAGATAAAAAAAATACTGTCAGAGCAGTCATAAAGATTTCTTCTTTTTGTAGTTTCTTGAGTTTGGACAATTCTCAAGTTATAATTACAATATATAACATGATACAAAGAGGAGGGAAATTTATGGAAATCAAAAATATGAAATCAATGGATCCAAATCTTCTGTTAAGTATTGTAAATATGAAACTTCGAGACGAGTTTGAGAATCTTGATGACCTGCTGAGGTATTATAATCTAAAAGAGAGTGATCTCACTGACAAAATAAAAGAGATCGGCTATCATTATTGTGAAGAAACCAATCAGTTTATAGGATGTTAAATTACAGTCCCTTAAAAAAGGGCTGTTTTTTATTAGTTTTAATATCCTTAATAGATGTTGCGGCTGTGATTAGTCTAATTTGTTGGATTTATAAGGATTCGTTACTTTTCATCAAGGAAAAGTAACAGAAATATTTTACAAAGAAGGAGACAATATGAAAAAATTTGACCTGGTTATTTTTGACCTTGATGGCACTCTCACTGATTCCCGAGTGGGGATAACAAAATCGGTGAGTTACGCCCTTGATAAGATGGGGATAAAACCTCCATCTTTAAAGGAACTTGAACATTTTATAGGGCCTCCCCTAATGGACACATTTATGGGGCATTATAAATTTTCCAAAAGTGATTCAGAAAAGGCGGTAAATCTCTTCAGAGAAAGATATTCTGAAAAAGGCCTCTATGAAAATATTCCTTTTCACAATATAAACACTCTTTTGTCTAGTCTAAAAAAATCTGGGATAAAACTTGCAGTGGCTACATCTAAGCCCCAGCATTTTTCTGAAAAGATACTAGATCATTTTCTTCTGAGCCAGTATTTCAATGAGATAATAGGAAGCAGTCTAGACAACAGCTTTTCCCATAAAAATGAAATAATAGCTGAAACCTTGAAAAGATTTCCTGGGATTTCAAAGGAAAAAACTGTTATGGTAGGAGACAGAAAATTTGATATCGAGGGAGCCAGAGAAAACGGCATATTCTCTATAGGGGTAAAATACGGTTTTGCAGACCCTGGAGAGATAGATGCTGCCTGTCCTCAGTTTCAGGCAGATAATGTAGAAGATCTTTTTAAGATATTATTGTAGAAAATATTCAGGGAGGTTTTTATGGAAGTAAACGAAATTCAAAAACTTATGATCTCATATTTCGGGAAGGATGTAAGAAGGATAAACCATGCCCTGAAAGTCTACTGCTTTGCAAAAAGTATAGGGGAATCAGAAAATTTAGATAGTGAAAAACAGAAAATTCTGGAGATATCAGCTATTCTCCATGACATAGGTATAAAAATTAGTGAAGAAAAATATAACTCCTCAGCGGGAAAGTACCAGGAGTTAGAAGGCCCAGATGTAGCCAGAAAACTCATAAAAGATATAGACTTATCTGAAAAAATAAAGGAAAGGATATGCTATCTCATAGGGAATCATCACAGTTATGACAAGATAGATGGACTTGATTTTCAGATACTTGTAGAGGCTGACTTCCTTGTAAATATATACGAAGATAATATGAGTTCTGAAACTGCTGCTACTGTTAAAAAGAAATATTTTGAGACAAAGACAGGAATAGAATATATCAGCTCACTCTACGGAGTATAAAATAAAATCAGTCTATACCGGATCAATTTTCGGCAGAGACTGATTTTTTAATTTAACAAATATATAATCTATTTAACAAAATTGATATCAGAAAATTTTTCTTTGGTAACTACGATACCGTCTTCATCTAGGTAAAGATAAGACCCATGATCAACTTTGACTCCGGCGATCTCAAGTGTATCTCCTATTTTGCCTTGGGATTTTTTGCTGCTTCTGAGAGGATAGGTTCCCTTTGCCAGTACTGTCATTGGCATAGTTTTTAGCATATTTGTATCTCTCACAAAACCATCTATAATTATTCCACCCCATCCATTGTCTATGGCAAATTTACAAAGATTATCTCCAACTACTGCACAAAAATCCCCTGAGACCTTCGCCACTGCAATACGATTATTTCCTGGAGTCTGAAGTAATGTCTTCAGAGTAGAATTGTCTTCATATAATGAGACTGTCACAATCTCACCGCTGCAACGTGTTTTTCCCCCGTAAGATTTGAAAGACATAGGCTGGAACACCTGGATATTTTCTCTATGGATATCACATATTTCTGCTGTTCCGTGAGTATCTAATTTTTCAGACATAATTTCCCCCTTTATAATGAATCTGAACTTGCTTAAAAAAGCCTTCCCCTTTTGGCTCTTTGAAGCGTCCTACAATTCTATCAACTTTGTACCAAAAAAACAAGCTTTAAAAAAACTGGAAATTAGTTGACTACCCATCTAAAATATGATAAACTTCTTTAATAGAAATTAGTTGTGTAGCCAACAAAAAAAGGAGGACAAGATTATGAAAGAACCTTTGGGAAGAACTGTAAAATTTTTAAATATAGAGATAAGAAAATTTTTGGATTTTCATCTAAACGAGTACCAGCTAGGGAATGGTCAGTTTGCAATTGTTATAGAAGTAAGTGAAAACAAAGGAATAAACCAGGATGCTCTGGCTCAAAAGATGGGTGTGGACAAGACAACCATTGCCAAGACTGTAAAAAAACTTGTGGAAAATGGATACATCATAAAAGAGGAAGATGAAAATGATAGGAGATCGAAAAAACTTTACACTACTCATAAGGCAGATCTTATTTTTAAAAAGATTAAGAAACTGATTAATTTAGAGAGGCAGGTATTGACTCATGGGATTTCTCAGGAGGAAATAAAAATATTTTTAAAAGTCGTAGACTGCATGAAATCAAATATTTCGGAATATTTAGAAAAGGGAGGGAGTTCAGATTGGAAAAAATAAAAAGATTAGGTGAAGAAAAAATAAATAAACTTTTGATAGAATTTTCTCTGCCTGCAATAATCTCTAGTCTTGTGTTTGCACTGTACAATGTAGTGGACAGAATGTTTATCGGGAAGTGTCTCGGCCCCTATGCCATGGCGGGGATCAGTATTACCTTTCCTATATTTACAATCTATATAGCTGTGGGAATGCTAGTAGGCCACGGAGGAGGAAGCATAGTCTCTCTAAGGCTTGGGCAGGGAAGAAAAGAGGAAGCCGATCGTGTACTGGGAAACGTGTTTACGCTATACGGGGTATTTAGTATTATTCTCATGACTTTGGGTTATCTGCTTATGGACCGACTTATGATAATATTTGGAGCCACTGAAAATACCATTATATACGCAAAAGACTATCTCTATATCATAAACTTTTTGGTTTTATTTGATTTTGTAGCCATGGGGGTAAATAATCTTCTGAGGTCAGAAGGGAATCCAAAGTTCTCGATGATAATAATGATTGTAGGGGCTTTGACTAATGTGTTTTTAGATTTTATATTTATATTTGTCCTTGACTACGGGATAAAGGGAGCTGCCATGGCAACTGCCATTGCAAATATAGTGGGATCGATAATGGTCTTATACCATTTTATATACAGCGACAGAAGTAATATAAAGCTAAAACTAAAATATCTAAAACCTGATTTTAAAATAATAAAAGAGATCTTCTCGATCGGGATATCTCCATTTACCCTTCAGCTTGCCAATAGCTTGGTGGCGGTATTTGCCAACAGGGCTCTATTGATTTATGGGGGAGATATGGCTGTAGGAGCTATGGGAGCAATAAACAGCGTATTTATGTTTCTTATGATGACTCTTTCTGGAATAATCCAGGGAGCACAGCCGCTATTGGGCTATAACTATGGTGCTCAAAAATATGACAGAGTAAAAAAAATACTTAATATGGCTCTTTTATATGGTATGATCATCTCACTTGTTTTGACAGCGTCCATCATGATAACACCAGAATTTTTTATAAATCTTTTTAACAATGGGAATCACGAGCTTTTGGAAATAGGGAAAAAGGGAATAAGAATTTTTATGGCCTTAGTTGTATTTAACGCCATTTATGTTGTAGGTGCCAATTACTTTCAGGCTGTGGGTCAGGCGAATAAATCATTGTTTTTGAATATCTTCAAACAGATAGGTTTGTTTATTCCTTTTATTATCATCCTGCCAAAATATTTTGGTCTGAACGGTATTTGGTTTGCTGCTCCAGTGAGCGATATTATCATATTTATTATCACAGGAATATTTTTGCTGAAAAATAATAAAAAACTGAAAAAACTATCGGTTCAATATGCTTAGAAATTATAGCTGTTTTAAAAAATTAGGCTTGCATATTTATCTGACTTTTGCATAAACAGAAAAACTGATATAATGAAGTTGTCCGAAGAATTTACTTTGGAAAATTTAAATAGATGACAGAGGGATGAAATGTTAAAAAGTATAGATATATTCTGTGATATAATTGATAATTTCGGTGATATAGGCTTTGTCTACAGGCTGGCAAAGGAGATAAAAAGAAAAGAGAAAGACTCCAGGGTGAGGGTGTTTTTAAATGATGCAGAGACTTTTTCGAAAATAAATAAAAACATCATTATAGGGAAAAAAATCCAGATAATAGAGAATATAAGTTATTATGATATGACTAAAATGAGCTCAGAGGACTACAAGAAAGCAGGAAACTCAGAGGTGGCTATAGAGGCCTATGGATGCGATATCCCAGAGACTTATCTTGAAAACTCTTCTGGGAAGTTAAAGATAGTAGTAAATATAGAGTATCTTACAGGAGAAGAGTGGGCAAAAGAATATCATCTTCAGAGTTCTTATATCAATGTGAAAGGTGTAAAAAAATATTTTTACATGCCTGGATTTGAAAACTGGAGCGGTGGCCTGATTATAAATGAGCAAGATCCCCTTGTAGACAGAGCTGGATTTTTTAATAATGTGATATCTCGTCACTCAGAAAAAATATTTCCAGTTAATTCTGATCTGTCGATCGATAAGGATGCTTTTATAGGGACTGTTTTTTCATATGAATACAATTTTCAGAACTTTTTAGATACCCTTGAAAATTTTGACAAAAAAATAATTCTTTTGATATTTGGAGATATGAGTAAAAATGGTTTTTTGATCACAAAAAATTTAAAAACCCTTAAAAATACAAAAGTAGTGTTTATGGATTATGTAGAACAGAATCTTTATGATGAAATTTTGTATAA carries:
- a CDS encoding ABC transporter ATP-binding protein, whose translation is MIKAKDINYSVPGKDIIKGVDLHIKKGRFYGILGPNGSGKTTLMDIICGVIADYQGSIEVMGKDLKKYHKKDLAKVLALVPQNFNTSFSFNVEEILEMGRYPHKKKFSFLGKEDREIIDGVVKELELENIIDKKITDLSGGERQRAIFGKALIQETPILFLDESTSNLDPYYAHSLLKKVRDRVEEKSLTVISVFHDFTLASLYCDEIVFLKDGKVVKIGETEHTLTPENIKHVFNINSKMMESDDKKFVIPYM
- a CDS encoding ABC transporter substrate-binding protein, with product MKFKIAVIWMLLAINVFAYEVMEGSKPRKLEKSYQRIISIYPAHTEVILDLGGKSKLVGTVKEKGISERTEGIKGFSYNDSLEKYLSVRPDLVIIRPMYRDKNKNLFKRLESMGITVVSLQPVSYNDLERYWVDIGRLIGRENAGKEYVEKYRKGLESIGVQDKKRKKVFFEARMQNGLYTASKESIAHFIIEKAGGDILTGNEQPLRKGTSTLTHVNMEYLISKGSAIDTYLVQQGKMNSRTRDDIKKTPGYSSIKAVKTGNIYLIDEGTLSRPTIKILDAMKEIKKILSEQS
- a CDS encoding DUF4250 domain-containing protein, producing MEIKNMKSMDPNLLLSIVNMKLRDEFENLDDLLRYYNLKESDLTDKIKEIGYHYCEETNQFIGC
- a CDS encoding HAD hydrolase-like protein produces the protein MKKFDLVIFDLDGTLTDSRVGITKSVSYALDKMGIKPPSLKELEHFIGPPLMDTFMGHYKFSKSDSEKAVNLFRERYSEKGLYENIPFHNINTLLSSLKKSGIKLAVATSKPQHFSEKILDHFLLSQYFNEIIGSSLDNSFSHKNEIIAETLKRFPGISKEKTVMVGDRKFDIEGARENGIFSIGVKYGFADPGEIDAACPQFQADNVEDLFKILL
- a CDS encoding HD domain-containing protein, giving the protein MEVNEIQKLMISYFGKDVRRINHALKVYCFAKSIGESENLDSEKQKILEISAILHDIGIKISEEKYNSSAGKYQELEGPDVARKLIKDIDLSEKIKERICYLIGNHHSYDKIDGLDFQILVEADFLVNIYEDNMSSETAATVKKKYFETKTGIEYISSLYGV
- the rraA gene encoding ribonuclease E activity regulator RraA; translated protein: MSEKLDTHGTAEICDIHRENIQVFQPMSFKSYGGKTRCSGEIVTVSLYEDNSTLKTLLQTPGNNRIAVAKVSGDFCAVVGDNLCKFAIDNGWGGIIIDGFVRDTNMLKTMPMTVLAKGTYPLRSSKKSQGKIGDTLEIAGVKVDHGSYLYLDEDGIVVTKEKFSDINFVK
- a CDS encoding MarR family transcriptional regulator produces the protein MKEPLGRTVKFLNIEIRKFLDFHLNEYQLGNGQFAIVIEVSENKGINQDALAQKMGVDKTTIAKTVKKLVENGYIIKEEDENDRRSKKLYTTHKADLIFKKIKKLINLERQVLTHGISQEEIKIFLKVVDCMKSNISEYLEKGGSSDWKK
- a CDS encoding MATE family efflux transporter → MEKIKRLGEEKINKLLIEFSLPAIISSLVFALYNVVDRMFIGKCLGPYAMAGISITFPIFTIYIAVGMLVGHGGGSIVSLRLGQGRKEEADRVLGNVFTLYGVFSIILMTLGYLLMDRLMIIFGATENTIIYAKDYLYIINFLVLFDFVAMGVNNLLRSEGNPKFSMIIMIVGALTNVFLDFIFIFVLDYGIKGAAMATAIANIVGSIMVLYHFIYSDRSNIKLKLKYLKPDFKIIKEIFSIGISPFTLQLANSLVAVFANRALLIYGGDMAVGAMGAINSVFMFLMMTLSGIIQGAQPLLGYNYGAQKYDRVKKILNMALLYGMIISLVLTASIMITPEFFINLFNNGNHELLEIGKKGIRIFMALVVFNAIYVVGANYFQAVGQANKSLFLNIFKQIGLFIPFIIILPKYFGLNGIWFAAPVSDIIIFIITGIFLLKNNKKLKKLSVQYA
- the earP gene encoding elongation factor P maturation arginine rhamnosyltransferase EarP; this encodes MLKSIDIFCDIIDNFGDIGFVYRLAKEIKRKEKDSRVRVFLNDAETFSKINKNIIIGKKIQIIENISYYDMTKMSSEDYKKAGNSEVAIEAYGCDIPETYLENSSGKLKIVVNIEYLTGEEWAKEYHLQSSYINVKGVKKYFYMPGFENWSGGLIINEQDPLVDRAGFFNNVISRHSEKIFPVNSDLSIDKDAFIGTVFSYEYNFQNFLDTLENFDKKIILLIFGDMSKNGFLITKNLKTLKNTKVVFMDYVEQNLYDEILYNSDFNLVRGEESFSRAIVSGVLFLWHAYCQEEREHLNKVEGFLLFLKDKIPGDLYENYSKVTYNYNSRTENHYNLEEEDFSRFFQEFEKKKKAFGDVSDYVKKNGNLADKLICFLKEKLSEN